A genomic window from Ascaphus truei isolate aAscTru1 chromosome 1, aAscTru1.hap1, whole genome shotgun sequence includes:
- the LOC142500438 gene encoding uncharacterized protein LOC142500438 — translation MAIGAYCTTIIYKSTPEVAPGGHVSPEMEQVSSPGSASSTLLEEHHGDEDDEYDEDDATEETEIQSCDHEEVPIETVVPPNRPSTSTYDAIVASEGKIVDAENRRHSDMMTVLERMIGLQEETVSQLAHLHRVFIEVPKQLQKINTSFEALVVQQTQANYWRMTNVPQFNTSQPGSVHAGQFSPHSSDIHSPGPNVSGQVADIAVQVPDDILPLPSVQIQQQTPTKEATKTKQDTHETDQPSLVQCLPTCSHVSLGTSPVREQSLPKSPVGESLPKSPVGESLPKSPVGESLPKSPVGESLPKSPVGESLPKSPVGESLPKSPVGESLATSPVGESLATSPVGEQSLATSPAREVPEATQSGSVVPKVGGKRKRKIQETTSRPVTRSQKEQKK, via the exons ATGGCGATTGGCGCCTACTGCACCACGATCATATACAAAAGCACTCCAGAAG ttgcccctggaggacatgtgtcacctgagatggaacaagtgtcttcacctgggtcagccagctcaacactactagaag aacatcatggtgatgaggatgatgagtatgatgaggatgacgccacagaagagactgaaatacaatcatgtgaccatgaagaggtgccaatagaaactgttgtaccgccaaatcgtccatcaacttccacatacgatgcaattgtagcttcagagggaaaaatagtggacgcagaaaatcgtcgccattcagacatgatgacagtgctggaaaggatgattggactgcaggaagaaacagtatcacaattggcacatctccacagagtcttcattgaagtgcctaaacagttgcaaaaaatcaacacctcattcgaagcattagttgttcagcaaacacaagctaattactggagaatgactaatgtaccacaattcaacacctcccagccaggatctgttcatgcaggtcagttttcaccacattcatctgatattcattcaccaggcccaaatgttagcggtcaagtagcagacattgctgtgcaggttcctgatgacatcctaccgctgccatctgtacaaattcagcagcagacacctacaaaggaggcgacaaaaacaaaacaagacacacatgaaacagaccaaccatcacttgtgcagtgtctaccaacttgctcacatgtgtcactgggcacaagccctgtccgtgaacagtcactacccaaaagccctgtaggtgagtcgctgcccaaaagccctgtaggtgaatcgctgcccaaaagccctgtaggtgagtcgctgcccaaaagccctgtaggtgagtcgctgcccaaaagccctgtaggtgaatcgctgcccaaaagccctgtaggtgaatcactgcccaaaagccctgtaggtgagtcactggccacaagccctgtaggtgagtcactggccacaagccccgtaggtgaacagtcactggccacaagccctgcccgtgaagtgccagaggccactcaaagtggctctgttgtgcctaaagttggtggcaaaagaaaaaggaaaattcaagagacaacaagcaggcctgttactcgctcgcaaaaggaacaaaaaaaataa